In Lycorma delicatula isolate Av1 chromosome 10, ASM4794821v1, whole genome shotgun sequence, a genomic segment contains:
- the LOC142331150 gene encoding uncharacterized protein LOC142331150 isoform X1, whose translation MVTSGIGTPRDLTVDMLTHDVYWVDVKLDNIQKVSFNGQNRQQKDLVQLKEEPLDVINDDIPKDPLAIEETNLVKSENLKVENDEESEISLNNEVSTPFNFNMKTNELQINDKHLHTVNTEEQIRFDPGHVTIDEEIIKGSTKKNYICNFCQKSFNFKSGLKRHLIIHSKEKNYVCNICLKSFNLSSTLKVHLNIHTKEKNYICDFCQKSFNFRSGLIRHLIIDSDDKNYVCNFCQKSFKQSSDLKMHLNIHTKEKNYVCNFCQKIFNCYSNLKVHINLHTKEKNHVCNLCQKSYNRKYDLERHFKTHKNEKNYVCNFCQKSFNENYTLKVHLNIHTKEDNFICNFCQKSFNCKNHLKRHLNIHSKEKSYICNFCQKSFNQSSTLKSHLNIHTKEREYVCNFCQKVFNHRSSLRLHINLHTKERNYVCKFCQKSFSRIYDLKKHINIHTKEKN comes from the exons CAAAAAGATTTAGTACAACTTAAAGAGGAACCGCTTGATGTTATTAATGATGATATtccaaaagatcctttagcaattgaagagaccaatttagttaaatcagaaaatttaaaagttgaaaatgacgAG gaatctgagatctcatTGAATAATGAAGTTTCAACaccgtttaattttaatatgaaaacgaATGAACTTCAAATAAATGATAAGCATTTACACACGGTGAACACAGAAGAACAGATCAGATTTGATCCAGGTCAT gttACTATTGATGAAGAAATCATCAAGGGAAGtaccaagaaaaattatatttgtaacttttgtcaaaagtcatttaatttcaaaagcggtttaaagagacatcttattattcattcaaaagagaaaaattatgtttgtaacattTGTCTGAAGTCATTTAATCTAAGTTCTacattaaaagtacatttaaatattcatactaaggagaaaaattatatttgcgacttttgtcagaagtcattTAATTTCAGAAGCGGTTTAATCAGACATCTTATTATTGATTCAGatgacaaaaattatgtttgtaatttttgtcagaagtcttttaaacaaagttctgatttaaaaatgcatttaaatattcatactaaggagaaaaattatgtttgtaacttctgtcaaaagatttttaactgttattctaatttaaaggttcatattaatttacacaccaaagAGAAAAATCATGTTTGTAACCTCTGTCAAAAGTCATATAATCGTAAATATGATTTAGAGAGACATTTTAAGACTcataaaaacgagaaaaattatgtttgtaacttttgtcagaaatcttttaatgaaaattatactttaaaagtacatttaaatattcatactaaggaggataattttatttgtaacttttgtcaaaaatcatttaattgtaaaaaccatttaaagagacatcttaatatccattcaaaagaaaaaagttacatttgtaacttttgtcagaagtcctTTAATCAAAGTTCTACTTTGAAATCACATttgaatattcatacaaaagaaagagaatatgtttgtaatttctgccaaaaggtttttaatCATCGTTCAAGTTTAAggttgcatattaatttacacaccaaagagagaaattatgtatgtaaattttgtcaaaagtcttttagtcgcatctatgatttaaaaaaacacattaatatccacactaaagaaaaaaattaa